The Montipora capricornis isolate CH-2021 chromosome 6, ASM3666992v2, whole genome shotgun sequence genome has a window encoding:
- the LOC138050535 gene encoding beta-1,3-galactosyltransferase 6-like encodes MRWKNAFFSVVVCTQVCLVTILVYLIWSCNKVPKPFVILGRTAAKVNDLEDVNHIARTTSKTVSAFKVFPSASLKGQTPVASNNKFVNEKLYDSETPMKKRTLQQKDTFTSYHNSVDTRSRKPRLKLLVSILSAPIRFDRREGIRRTWMKHCAFEEVVCRFFTDSLSDMEPKVRTALANESAKYDDLEFMPIPKGYNFGLRLLWLMEWSMERYDFDFFLRMDDDYFVCLKRLLFEIPFRPQKRLYWGYVHCEVEGLVRIDEGFLILAEDLVREFMRKKADLLCHPFGDQTVALWMNDVEDAIYFHDPRIYHDVTAHIPEFKSLKEVCSTYLSLHGSYLHEMLLYWQISSKHNYSTYWVPSIQPISNLCPLSTHFDWRAMGGPPYGWEPKPCVLKPVWNLGNIHRGRNLM; translated from the exons ATGCGCTggaaaaatgcatttttctCTGTCGTGGTGTGCACACAAGTGTGTCTTGTTACGATCCTTGTTTATTTAATTTGGTCTTGTAACAAAGTTCCGAAGCCGTTTGTAATACTTGGACGCACAGCCGCTAAGGTGAACGATCTTGAGGACGTCAACCATATAGCAAGAACAACGTCTAAGACAGTATCTGCGTTTAAAGTTTTTCCATCTGCATCACTGAAAGGACAAACCCCTGTTGCCTCAAATAATAAATTTGTTAATGAGAAATTATATGATTCTGAGACTCCGATGAAGAAGAGGACTCTCCAACAAAAAGACACCTTTACTTCATACCATAATTCAGTAGACACACGTTCAAGAAAGCCGCGCTTAAAGCTCCTCGTTTCGATTTTGAGTGCACCGATCAGATTTGATCGTCGCGAAGGGATACGCCGTACTTGGATGAAACATTGTGCTTTTGAAGAAGTCGTTTGTCGTTTCTTTACTGACAGTTTGTCCGACATGGAACCGAAGGTACGAACTGCTCTCGCAAACGAAAGCGCCAAATATGATGATCTAGAATTTATGCCAATACCCAAGGGATACAACTTTGGCTTGAGATTGCTGTGGCTCATGGAATGGTCAATGGAGAGatatgattttgattttttccttagAATGGATGACGACTACTTTGTCTGCTTAAAGCGGCTATTGTTTGAAATTCCTTTTCGTCCTCAAAAGAG GCTCTATTGGGGATACGTCCATTGCGAAGTAGAAGGACTAGTACGTATCGACGAAGGCTTTCTTATCTTGGCGGAGGATCTCGTGCGCGAGTTTATGAGAAAAAAAGCGGACTTACTCTGTCATCCGTTCGGTGACCAAACAGTTGCGTTGTGGATGAACGATGTTGAAGACGCCATATACTTTCATGATCCAAGGATTTATCACGACGTCACAGCTCATATTCCCGAATTCAAGTCTTTAAAAGAGGTCTGTTCTACCTACCTCAGTCTCCACGGATCATATCTACACGAAATGCTCTTGTATTGGCAAATATCATCGAAACACAATTATTCGACTTACTGGGTTCCTTCGATTCAGCCAATTAGCAACTTGTGTCCATTGagcacgcattttgattggagAGCCATGGGGGGACCTCCGTACGGTTGGGAACCAAAACCATGCGTGTTGAAGCCTGTATGGAACCTGGGCAATATACATCGGGGAAGAAACTTGATGTAA